In Lacibacter sp. H375, one DNA window encodes the following:
- a CDS encoding SET domain-containing protein yields MNFPIEVKKSNVAGKGAFAQKAIPAKRKLGNMAGEIISYKEAQRRVKQQHAGELLMVEFDNDPVALDASINRNALSYINHSCDPNTYMRRAYRQVEFYSKRAIKKGEELTCDYGETHHDGKLPCKCGAKNCRGFI; encoded by the coding sequence ATGAATTTTCCAATAGAAGTAAAGAAAAGCAACGTTGCAGGCAAAGGTGCTTTTGCACAAAAAGCGATTCCTGCAAAAAGGAAACTCGGCAACATGGCGGGTGAAATTATCAGCTACAAAGAAGCGCAACGCAGGGTGAAGCAACAGCATGCAGGTGAATTGCTGATGGTGGAGTTTGATAACGATCCTGTGGCCTTGGATGCAAGTATCAACCGCAATGCATTATCCTACATCAATCATTCCTGCGATCCTAATACATATATGCGTCGTGCATACAGGCAGGTAGAGTTCTATTCAAAACGTGCCATCAAAAAAGGAGAGGAGCTTACCTGCGATTATGGTGAAACACATCATGATGGAAAATTACCTTGCAAATGCGGAGCGAAGAATTGCAGGGGATTTATTTAA
- a CDS encoding pyridoxine 5'-phosphate synthase: MTKLSVNINKFATLRNSRGGNRPNVLQAAIDAQRFGADGVTVHPRPDERHIRYDDVRQIKQIITTEFNIEGNCREQSFVDLVLEVKPHQVTLVPDTLGQLTSDHGWDTIQNKKYLIDMIAVFKNVGIRTSIFVDPEIRMIEGAMETGTDRIELYTEGYAKRYAADPREAVQQYLVAATRARSMGLGINAGHDLDLHNLHYLIQTIPWIDEVSIGHALICDALYLGYENAIQLYKRQLNVE, translated from the coding sequence ATGACCAAGCTCTCCGTTAACATCAACAAATTTGCCACACTCCGCAACAGTCGTGGTGGTAACAGACCCAATGTTTTGCAAGCTGCCATTGATGCACAAAGATTTGGTGCCGATGGTGTAACTGTTCATCCCCGCCCCGATGAGCGACATATCCGTTATGATGATGTGCGACAGATCAAACAGATCATCACTACTGAATTTAATATTGAAGGCAATTGCCGTGAGCAATCTTTTGTTGACCTGGTATTGGAAGTAAAGCCGCATCAGGTAACACTTGTGCCGGATACATTAGGCCAACTCACCAGCGATCATGGTTGGGATACTATTCAAAATAAAAAGTATCTCATTGATATGATCGCCGTGTTTAAAAATGTCGGTATCCGTACGTCCATTTTTGTTGATCCTGAAATAAGAATGATCGAAGGAGCAATGGAAACAGGCACCGATCGTATTGAACTTTATACCGAAGGTTATGCAAAACGCTATGCGGCTGATCCTCGTGAAGCCGTGCAGCAATACCTTGTTGCGGCTACACGTGCCCGTTCGATGGGCTTGGGCATTAACGCCGGTCATGATCTTGATCTGCACAATCTGCATTACCTCATTCAAACTATTCCCTGGATCGATGAAGTGAGTATTGGTCATGCATTGATCTGCGATGCATTGTATTTAGGATATGAAAATGCCATTCAATTGTATAAACGTCAGTTGAATGTGGAATAA
- a CDS encoding pirin family protein: MSNINLIIEERAVNIGKFMVGRLLPFRQKRMVGPFIYIDHMGPVQMNERENVDVFAHPHIGLSTLTFLFEGSMMHRDSIGTEMEIKPGAVNWMTAGKGIVHSERTPEYLRHSSKTMHGLQIWVALPKELEQMEPEFFHIEKEQIPAWEENGLQYKLIAGEACGRKSPVPVYSKLYLIEIKSSTTQTVKLGSELYGESGLYILDGSIESEGNLYEPKRLLVAKDSKLCEFTITAGSSIYIFGGEPFAEERFIDWNFVSSDKALIEEAKQKWIAQEFDKIKGEENDFVPYPAPKR, from the coding sequence ATGTCAAACATTAATCTCATTATCGAAGAGCGTGCCGTTAACATCGGAAAATTTATGGTAGGCAGGTTGTTGCCATTCCGTCAAAAAAGAATGGTGGGCCCATTTATTTATATCGATCATATGGGTCCTGTTCAAATGAACGAGCGGGAAAATGTTGATGTATTTGCACATCCGCACATCGGGTTGAGCACACTTACGTTTTTGTTTGAAGGAAGTATGATGCACCGTGACAGCATTGGTACAGAAATGGAAATAAAACCCGGCGCTGTTAACTGGATGACGGCTGGCAAAGGCATCGTTCACTCCGAACGTACACCTGAATACCTGCGCCATTCAAGCAAAACCATGCACGGCTTGCAGATATGGGTGGCATTGCCAAAAGAGCTGGAGCAAATGGAGCCTGAATTTTTTCATATTGAAAAAGAACAGATACCTGCATGGGAAGAAAATGGGTTGCAGTATAAATTAATTGCAGGCGAAGCATGTGGACGAAAATCGCCGGTGCCCGTTTACAGCAAGTTGTATTTGATCGAGATCAAAAGCTCAACTACACAAACCGTGAAATTAGGAAGTGAATTGTATGGCGAATCGGGTTTGTATATACTCGATGGAAGTATTGAAAGTGAAGGCAATTTGTATGAACCCAAACGCCTGCTCGTAGCAAAAGACAGCAAGCTCTGCGAGTTTACCATTACAGCAGGCAGCAGTATTTATATTTTTGGTGGTGAGCCTTTTGCTGAAGAACGTTTTATCGATTGGAATTTTGTTTCATCAGACAAAGCACTTATTGAAGAAGCAAAACAAAAATGGATCGCTCAGGAGTTTGATAAGATAAAAGGAGAGGAGAACGATTTTGTTCCTTATCCGGCACCGAAGAGATAA
- a CDS encoding cupin domain-containing protein, producing the protein MNYLLPHTIENVLGEKLVFLATEKGEEGDKLIVENFVDPGFGPIMHTHWLQDECLTVVKGRIGYLVKGGTEQFAGEGETVLFKRGVAHRFWNAGDGELHCKGWIYPAHNIMFYLTSIFEAQNKSGKAQPEVFDGAYLITRYKTEFDVDIIPRFVKKVILPVTCFIGKVLGKYKHFEHAPAPVRK; encoded by the coding sequence ATGAACTATCTTTTGCCTCATACCATCGAAAATGTACTCGGCGAAAAGCTTGTATTCCTTGCAACTGAAAAAGGAGAGGAAGGCGATAAGCTAATTGTTGAAAATTTTGTTGATCCCGGTTTTGGCCCCATTATGCACACACATTGGTTGCAGGATGAATGTCTTACAGTAGTAAAAGGACGCATTGGTTATTTGGTAAAAGGCGGCACAGAGCAATTTGCAGGTGAAGGCGAAACTGTATTATTTAAACGTGGTGTGGCGCACCGTTTCTGGAATGCCGGTGATGGCGAATTGCATTGCAAAGGATGGATTTATCCTGCACATAACATTATGTTTTATCTCACCTCCATCTTTGAAGCACAAAACAAATCGGGCAAAGCACAACCCGAAGTATTTGATGGGGCTTATCTCATCACCCGTTATAAAACAGAATTCGACGTAGATATAATTCCTCGGTTTGTAAAAAAAGTGATATTGCCCGTTACTTGTTTCATTGGCAAAGTGTTAGGCAAGTACAAACATTTTGAACATGCTCCTGCTCCGGTAAGAAAGTGA